The following are encoded in a window of uncultured Sphaerochaeta sp. genomic DNA:
- a CDS encoding RnfABCDGE type electron transport complex subunit B: MNIVMAIIVVAVLGGLFGFGLSYAEKKLAVKKDPKALALEPIMPGANCGVCGYAGCAAYAAAVALGEAPIGLCSPGGPDLVTKMAEIMGQKVEASGETRRKVAHVMCRGNVDVSSQDYKYEGLEDCNAAFLLFGGDYGCKSACLHLGSCIKVCPTGAISRDEQGYIIVDEKKCISCEKCVQICPTGAMHMMYEDSDYVIECNSHEPGGKVRKVCTVGCIGCKICENKYPESGCKVDRFLSTFDQTLPHSQIADAAEACPTKCIIKR; encoded by the coding sequence GTGAATATTGTTATGGCAATCATTGTAGTCGCCGTGTTGGGTGGACTCTTCGGATTCGGTCTCTCCTATGCAGAAAAGAAATTGGCGGTCAAGAAGGATCCAAAAGCCTTGGCGCTTGAACCTATCATGCCTGGTGCAAACTGTGGTGTGTGTGGGTATGCAGGTTGTGCTGCCTATGCTGCAGCTGTCGCCCTTGGCGAAGCTCCAATTGGGCTCTGTAGTCCTGGTGGTCCCGACTTGGTGACCAAAATGGCTGAAATCATGGGACAAAAGGTTGAGGCTTCTGGGGAAACGAGAAGAAAAGTGGCCCACGTCATGTGCCGTGGTAATGTTGATGTGAGTTCACAAGACTACAAATATGAAGGTCTTGAGGATTGTAATGCAGCATTCCTGCTCTTTGGTGGGGATTACGGTTGCAAGTCAGCCTGTTTGCATCTCGGTTCCTGTATCAAGGTTTGTCCAACCGGTGCCATCAGCAGGGATGAGCAGGGATACATCATTGTTGATGAAAAGAAGTGTATCAGTTGTGAAAAGTGTGTACAGATCTGCCCAACGGGTGCTATGCACATGATGTATGAAGATAGTGATTATGTAATTGAATGCAACAGCCATGAACCGGGTGGAAAAGTACGAAAAGTATGTACAGTTGGTTGTATTGGTTGTAAAATCTGTGAAAACAAGTATCCTGAATCTGGATGTAAAGTTGACAGATTTCTTTCTACCTTCGATCAGACACTCCCACACAGCCAGATTGCTGATGCTGCAGAGGCGTGTCCGACCAAGTGTATTATTAAGCGGTAG